The genomic region GTGTATAGGATCTAATACTACAAATCCAGCACGATATTTACGGGCAATAGTCTTAGCTATCCTTATAGCATCGTGAGGCACAACAAAATCTATGTCTAGGGGTTTCCTTTTTCTCCCCAACAAGACATCTCTGACTATCCCACCCACCAAATAACACTGGGAGGGTAACAAACTCTCATCAAAGGGTAATTCGCATCCTAGAAAATCCGCAACTACTGACATATCTCTATTGTATTGAGTCTGGGATTTCTCAGTAACCAAATCTATTTTCTCCCAATCACCGCCACACCACCGGTTTGGTTAGACTTAGAATGGCTAGCCTCAGATTACATAATTTTCCCCATATAAGTACCCACTGCACTATTTTTTTGTAAAGAAAGATAATATTGGGGGACTTTAAAGCAATTGTAATAAACTGCATTTATTGGTTTAATTAAACAACTTTCTAGGCTTTCTATTTTACTAACAGCTTTTAGTAGTGGCTAATAGGATATAGGGAGTAGGATGTAGGGAGTAGGAGGGGGCGATTTTGCTTTTTTTTTCTGTATTGCATATTCCTGCATTGCAGGCGGGGGGTAATCTTATTACAGTCACCCCTCTACCCTCCCCTCACCCTTATCCAAGGCTTCAGTTATTTAGTTAGCTAGATCGACTGATATTTCTAGATAATGAAGGCTTCAGCTAGTTGACTGGATTGATATTGGATTTGTATCCAGAAAACCTCTCCCTTGTTGCCCCAAAACTTGTATTGTAACAATATATCTCCTTCTCTGGCTATTAATTCTTTGAATACTTCCGTATTTCCATCCAGTATTCTCAGTATTAACCCTGCCGGCAAACGGGATGATTTGTCGGTGGGATATAGTCTAAGAAAGATGCTATTTTGGTTGGCAGATTTTGACAGTATTCCCATCACTATAGTCAGAGATAATCCCCCTAATTCTACCCCCAAATTGAATCTTTTCCCCTACCATAAACCTGCATGAGGGTGATTGGGTTTTAACTGCCAAATACCCTCCGCCGCCAACCACCGCGTTTCCTCGTCTTGTGAGTTGGTTATGATATAATTCAATGCTTTTAAAATTTTTTCTTTGTTGCTACTATATCTCCTGGAGATTATGCTCAGTTTTTGGGCAGCTATCCTTAGCTTGCCTTCATCTTTTGTACCATAAATATCCTCCAAATTTAACACAGAGTTTGAGCGCATACTTACTGGATAAAGGGGGGTAAGATATCTGGGTATAATCCAGTTAATTTCCTCATTCAAATCCTGTAGTTTTTGCCACCCTCTACAAGTCTGATGTAATTCTTTTTCCAGCCATTCGCCTAAATTTATTGGCTGATATTTCTGGTATAACAAAAGGCGATAATTGTCATCAGCAAATAATGCCGTCCATTCCCCAAAATCTAGACGGCAGCGGATGACATCACAGTCTATAGCCTCCAATCTGGCCATCAATTTTTCCTTCTCTTCTGAAGAAAAATCAGGTATGTATACTAATTCCTCTTCCGATGATGGCAGGTATTTGCTATACAGCAACGTCGGATTAATTTCTCTTTCTATTAGTCTACTTGGGCAATGATACTGGTATAGATTTGAATTGTATTCAGCCTGTCTTTTTAGCCTTTGTCGAGAAACAAAGCCATAAACCCTTAACCTGTTACCTTCTAAGTCGACCAACACGGGAAGGAAATAGTCTCCCCTAAATCTAGGAATATCCACCCACTCCTGCGGTATTATAAATTCACTGAAATCGCCAGATTCTTCTGGCAAAACTATCAGACGGATATTATGACTCTTAACAATAATTGGACTACCATTGACAAATTGCCAAATGCTAAACAGACTATTTTCGTCCAACTCCAGGAAGATTTGATTGGCTAATTCGGGATAGATTTTTTTTAGCCAATCCCCTGTTAAGCAGCTTGCCAAAAGATTTAATAAGCAACGAGATTGAACGGTTTTTGGAAAACATTTTTTCACTCTTTCTCTAACCGTTTTGATACATTATTCAGGAATAGGCAAAAACGATTTATCCTGTTGAATGGCGGTAGGGCTGTCAAAAATATCCCCGGGAGTGTTTTGTGAGTTATTCATGGTCACATTCTCCAAGATAAGGGTGTAAATTGTTAGTCAGCAGAGGAATTTTATCGGAGTTGGTGGCACTGGAGTATAAGCCAACCCTCAGTAATGTTATAAATACTAGTCTTCCCCTGTAATGTTGGTGGCAATTGTGGGTTATACTCCCCATGCAAAGCACCTTTTATCCCCTAGAAAAGTGAATTAATTGGAGGAGGAAGATCCCATCTGTAAACAGAAAATTTGGAGTTTAGGAATTGAAAAAAGAAGTATTTCACGGGGTATAGCCGCTGTAAAAGAATCTGTCGACATGGTCTTGTTAGCCACTCGTTTTTAAGGGGTTGTTTTAACGCCCTAATTAGTCTTTCTAAGATAAACTTTCTGGCAGCGGCAATCTCCCATGATACCTGGTGTTGTTCCCTAATAGAATTGCTATAATTGGTAGACAAAATCCGGGCTATAGTTTTCTGAGGTAGTTGTAAACTTAACCGGAGGGGGGAAATTATTTTCCGACATGGATTTAAATCCCCATATGCTGACTGGATAACTCCATTAATTGTCTCATAGTCTTGTGGTGCATAGACTTCCTCCCATTGGTTGTCTTTTGAGGTAATATCCAGGGATTTAAGAGGGAATGTTTTGGGGTTACAATAATTACGGGCACAGTTAATGTAGGTTTTGATTATCCTCTCACATACCCTAGCATCAAGGGAAGGCAGGGGTAGGTGGTATTTTATTGCCAGGAAAGGGGGAGGGGGTGGTGTTTGATTTTCCTCTGTCACTGATGGGGAATAAATAAGGCAAAAACATTCCCACACTGGTAGATACTGTTGTAGAGTCTCACCCCCATAACCCCCTATTATCTCCAAACACTTTCTCCGACTGGTGGGTTTAAATTGTTTTAACAATCCCCCATGGTATG from Geminocystis sp. M7585_C2015_104 harbors:
- a CDS encoding DUF1822 family protein produces the protein MASCLTGDWLKKIYPELANQIFLELDENSLFSIWQFVNGSPIIVKSHNIRLIVLPEESGDFSEFIIPQEWVDIPRFRGDYFLPVLVDLEGNRLRVYGFVSRQRLKRQAEYNSNLYQYHCPSRLIEREINPTLLYSKYLPSSEEELVYIPDFSSEEKEKLMARLEAIDCDVIRCRLDFGEWTALFADDNYRLLLYQKYQPINLGEWLEKELHQTCRGWQKLQDLNEEINWIIPRYLTPLYPVSMRSNSVLNLEDIYGTKDEGKLRIAAQKLSIISRRYSSNKEKILKALNYIITNSQDEETRWLAAEGIWQLKPNHPHAGLW
- a CDS encoding DUF1822 family protein, whose product is MGVELGGLSLTIVMGILSKSANQNSIFLRLYPTDKSSRLPAGLILRILDGNTEVFKELIAREGDILLQYKFWGNKGEVFWIQIQYQSSQLAEAFII